The following coding sequences lie in one Maledivibacter sp. genomic window:
- a CDS encoding tripartite tricarboxylate transporter permease — MDALAYLLKGFSVALQPINLMWVTLGGILGTIVGMLPGLGPATGVAVLLPITFSMGPEAALITMCGVYYGAMFGGSRSSILINTPGDGAALAATFDGYPMAQQGRAESALAMSAIASFIGGILATIVMVFVAQPVARFALKFGPAEYFMLMVFALSATSSMTKGNLTKGFISMFIGLMISTVGIDAQSGVSRFTFGILELQTGIDFLVVIIAVYALGEVFKSFKMIKEGKKKMQTKFGKIWITKEEWKRSKWPILRSAPLGFFIGALPGAGGTMASLMAYNNEKQMSSHPEEFGKGAIEGLAAPESANNAASVGALIPMLTLGVPGSGTTAVMMGALLMLGLQPGPMLFQQHPNLAWGLIASMFIGNVILAVINIPLAGLLVRVLAIPPKILYPIVLGLAFVGTYAISNSVIDFYLLVIFGIMGYFMSKAKIPTAPLILAIIVGNSMEQSFRQALTISDGDYGIFFKSGVSIVLLTLTVVSVVYPFIKDRVKRKKNIVNENI, encoded by the coding sequence ATGGACGCATTAGCTTATCTATTAAAGGGTTTTTCGGTGGCTTTACAGCCGATTAATTTAATGTGGGTAACTTTAGGAGGAATTTTAGGAACTATAGTAGGAATGCTTCCAGGTCTTGGGCCTGCCACGGGGGTAGCTGTTTTATTACCTATTACCTTCTCTATGGGACCAGAAGCCGCACTTATTACAATGTGTGGTGTTTATTATGGAGCGATGTTTGGAGGTTCTAGAAGTTCAATACTAATCAATACACCCGGTGATGGTGCTGCTTTAGCAGCAACCTTTGATGGCTATCCTATGGCACAGCAGGGGAGAGCGGAGTCGGCACTGGCTATGTCTGCCATAGCTTCATTTATTGGTGGTATTCTTGCTACCATCGTTATGGTATTTGTTGCACAACCTGTAGCTAGATTTGCATTGAAATTTGGGCCAGCAGAATATTTTATGCTTATGGTTTTTGCATTATCTGCTACATCTTCTATGACAAAGGGGAATTTAACAAAGGGCTTCATTTCCATGTTTATTGGTCTTATGATTTCGACTGTAGGCATAGACGCCCAATCGGGAGTATCTAGATTTACCTTTGGAATTTTGGAGCTTCAGACGGGAATAGATTTCTTGGTAGTAATTATTGCAGTATATGCCTTAGGAGAAGTATTTAAGAGCTTTAAGATGATAAAAGAAGGCAAAAAGAAAATGCAAACCAAATTCGGTAAAATATGGATTACTAAAGAAGAGTGGAAAAGGAGTAAGTGGCCAATCCTTAGAAGTGCGCCGCTAGGATTTTTTATTGGGGCTCTTCCTGGGGCAGGTGGAACTATGGCATCCCTTATGGCTTACAATAATGAGAAACAGATGTCAAGTCATCCAGAAGAGTTTGGTAAAGGTGCAATAGAAGGTTTAGCAGCTCCTGAATCCGCAAATAATGCTGCTTCCGTTGGGGCTTTAATTCCTATGCTTACCCTTGGAGTACCTGGCTCTGGTACTACAGCAGTTATGATGGGAGCTTTACTAATGTTGGGTCTTCAACCGGGACCAATGTTGTTCCAACAACATCCTAACCTTGCATGGGGATTAATTGCAAGTATGTTTATTGGAAATGTGATTCTAGCAGTTATAAATATCCCATTAGCAGGACTTCTTGTAAGGGTTTTGGCTATTCCTCCAAAAATATTATATCCGATAGTATTAGGACTGGCTTTCGTTGGAACATATGCAATTAGTAATAGCGTTATTGATTTCTATTTATTAGTTATTTTTGGTATTATGGGTTACTTTATGTCAAAGGCTAAAATTCCTACAGCTCCTCTAATACTTGCAATTATAGTTGGAAATAGTATGGAACAATCCTTTAGACAGGCTTTAACAATATCAGATGGAGATTATGGTATATTCTTTAAATCAGGTGTTTCAATTGTGTTACTTACTTTGACTGTAGTTTCAGTAGTTTATCCTTTTATAAAAGATAGAGTTAAGAGAAAAAAGAATATTGTCAATGAAAATATTTAA
- a CDS encoding tripartite tricarboxylate transporter TctB family protein, translating into MNLSALAGMLATLIGIIYTIQAMLLPEAAIGNPLAPKIFPIGVGVLMILLGVVLSLKEIKKSGFKGKKSSQKHDNENIKLIIYISLTCILYGLIFNKLGYVISTIVFLEIILLLFNGKENWKTNTIISVCFSLFIYIVFSKFLGVTLPVMPFINL; encoded by the coding sequence GTGAATCTATCAGCTTTAGCAGGAATGCTTGCAACACTAATAGGAATTATTTATACTATTCAGGCTATGCTATTACCTGAAGCGGCAATAGGTAACCCTCTAGCACCAAAGATTTTTCCAATTGGAGTTGGAGTATTAATGATATTGTTGGGGGTTGTTTTATCCCTGAAGGAAATAAAAAAATCAGGATTTAAAGGGAAAAAAAGTAGTCAAAAGCATGATAATGAAAATATTAAGTTGATTATTTATATAAGCTTAACTTGTATTTTATATGGATTGATTTTTAATAAATTAGGTTATGTGATTTCAACAATAGTATTTTTAGAAATTATATTATTGTTGTTTAATGGAAAGGAAAATTGGAAAACAAATACAATTATATCGGTATGCTTTAGCTTATTCATATATATTGTTTTTTCAAAGTTTCTAGGTGTTACATTACCTGTTATGCCTTTTATAAATCTTTAA
- a CDS encoding tripartite tricarboxylate transporter substrate-binding protein: MVLRKKVLAGLLAVSLVGASLFAGCSAKDANSGNTANTSDADKYPKKAMEFIAPGGAGGGWDLTIRTVSKVLQDTKLSSVPTPVTNRPGGGGSVNLAYMQEKKGSDGLISVYSSPLLLTNLNGTTKLSYKDTTPLARLIADYAVFVVKSDSEYKTINDVMDALKKDPKSVKIGGASSVGSMDHIQFLMIAKAAGIENLKEIDYVSFQEGVNSQLLGGHIDILSTGLSEVTGLIESGDMRALAQTADHRVGTGAVADIPTCKEQGIDGIFVNWRGLFGAPEMPEYAAKYWAETLDKMVKTTEWEEACKRNGWDDAYQKSDEFKAFLEEVNKGYEEILSEIGMLKK, translated from the coding sequence GTGGTACTAAGAAAGAAAGTTTTAGCAGGGTTATTAGCGGTTAGCTTGGTAGGAGCAAGTCTTTTTGCAGGGTGTAGTGCAAAGGATGCAAATAGTGGGAATACCGCAAATACATCAGATGCCGACAAATATCCTAAAAAAGCAATGGAATTTATCGCACCGGGTGGTGCCGGTGGCGGATGGGATCTTACTATTCGTACAGTTTCTAAAGTATTACAGGATACAAAATTATCCTCAGTTCCAACACCAGTTACAAATAGACCTGGTGGAGGTGGAAGCGTAAACCTTGCTTATATGCAGGAGAAAAAAGGCAGCGATGGGCTAATCTCCGTTTATTCCTCACCACTACTATTAACAAACTTGAATGGTACTACAAAGCTTAGCTATAAGGATACTACTCCCCTAGCTAGATTGATTGCAGATTATGCTGTTTTTGTTGTTAAAAGTGATTCAGAGTACAAAACTATTAACGATGTAATGGATGCCCTTAAAAAGGATCCTAAGAGTGTAAAAATCGGTGGAGCATCTTCCGTTGGAAGTATGGATCATATTCAGTTCTTAATGATTGCAAAGGCTGCTGGTATAGAGAACTTAAAGGAAATTGATTATGTAAGTTTCCAAGAAGGTGTTAACAGTCAATTATTAGGTGGACATATAGATATATTATCTACGGGACTTAGTGAAGTTACAGGGTTGATTGAAAGTGGAGATATGAGAGCATTAGCACAAACAGCTGATCATAGAGTTGGGACTGGGGCAGTTGCAGATATTCCAACATGTAAAGAACAAGGTATAGATGGTATATTTGTCAACTGGAGAGGACTTTTTGGGGCACCTGAAATGCCAGAGTATGCAGCTAAGTACTGGGCAGAAACCCTTGACAAAATGGTTAAAACTACTGAATGGGAAGAAGCTTGTAAAAGAAATGGTTGGGACGATGCATATCAAAAATCAGATGAATTTAAAGCTTTCTTAGAAGAAGTTAATAAGGGATACGAAGAAATACTTTCTGAAATAGGTATGCTTAAGAAGTAG
- the citX gene encoding citrate lyase holo-[acyl-carrier protein] synthase, protein MTTNENIESILLERENRVIYQNMLIKSYKNTLIAFKLNIPGPKKDGQLYRKIFSNGLKLLKASLKQHNINPIFEKVFFKATGPMAFLVVDKKAEEIKILCTEIEEEDNLGRIYDFDVIDSSGNSIGRGTIGKAQRKCFLCDKYVWVCSRSRAHSVEEMLLYIHDTAETYFKNKEN, encoded by the coding sequence GTGACTACTAACGAGAATATTGAGTCTATTTTACTAGAGAGAGAAAATCGTGTTATATATCAAAATATGCTAATCAAGAGCTATAAAAATACATTAATAGCTTTTAAATTAAACATCCCAGGGCCGAAGAAAGATGGTCAGCTATACAGAAAGATATTTAGCAATGGATTAAAGCTGCTTAAAGCTTCATTGAAGCAGCATAATATTAACCCTATTTTTGAAAAGGTATTTTTTAAAGCTACTGGACCAATGGCATTTCTTGTAGTAGATAAAAAAGCAGAAGAAATAAAAATACTTTGTACGGAAATTGAAGAGGAGGATAACCTAGGAAGAATATATGACTTTGATGTGATTGATTCTTCGGGAAATTCTATTGGACGTGGGACGATAGGAAAAGCCCAAAGGAAATGCTTTTTGTGTGATAAATACGTTTGGGTATGCTCAAGAAGTAGAGCCCATAGTGTTGAGGAAATGCTTTTATATATCCATGATACTGCCGAGACGTATTTTAAAAATAAAGAAAATTAA
- the citF gene encoding citrate lyase subunit alpha: MKNSIGREVPKSIIGYKEVHNYSAPFKNEPVGRKAAPLLRQVKPKDSKVIDGLEEAIKKAGIKDGMTISFHHHFRNGDYIINMVIEIIAKMGIKDITIAPSSLTTVHESLKKYVESGVITGIYTSGVRGELAEAISNGIMKKPVVIRSHGGRARAIEAGDIHIDIAFLGMPRCDEYGNASGKGANTICGSLGYSKVDAKYADTVVLITDDLVPYPNFPASICQTDVDYVVKVDSIGDPNGIASGATRYTKNPKELLIAEYASKVIVNSGYFKDGFSFQTGSGGSSLAVTRFLKEEMKDKGVKGKFALGGITKPMVELYEEGLIEHLFDVQTFDLAACESIINNPNHHEIDASLYANPHNKGSFVNKLDVVILSALEIDIDFNVNVITGSDGVIRGASGGHSDTAAGSKMSIIVAPLIRGRIPTVVNRVNTVITPGETVDVLVTDRGIAINPRRRDLIEALKDRGLPIVTIEDLRDMALRTTGEPKPIEYTDKIVAVVEYRDGSIIDVINQVSRG; the protein is encoded by the coding sequence ATGAAGAATTCCATCGGACGGGAAGTTCCTAAAAGTATTATTGGATATAAAGAGGTACATAACTATTCTGCACCCTTTAAAAATGAACCAGTCGGAAGAAAAGCAGCCCCCCTGTTAAGGCAGGTAAAACCAAAGGATAGTAAAGTAATTGACGGCTTAGAAGAAGCCATAAAAAAAGCAGGTATAAAGGATGGAATGACGATTTCCTTCCACCACCATTTTAGAAATGGTGACTATATTATAAACATGGTAATTGAGATAATAGCTAAAATGGGCATCAAGGATATTACAATCGCTCCTAGTTCTCTGACCACCGTTCATGAATCACTTAAGAAGTATGTAGAAAGTGGAGTGATTACAGGAATTTATACAAGTGGGGTTAGGGGTGAATTAGCAGAAGCCATCTCTAATGGGATAATGAAAAAGCCAGTTGTTATACGTTCCCATGGTGGTAGAGCAAGGGCTATTGAAGCAGGAGATATACATATTGATATTGCATTTCTAGGTATGCCCCGATGTGATGAGTATGGTAATGCCAGTGGTAAGGGAGCAAATACAATATGTGGGTCATTGGGATATTCTAAAGTAGATGCCAAGTATGCAGATACAGTGGTTCTCATTACCGATGACTTAGTGCCTTATCCCAATTTTCCTGCAAGTATTTGTCAGACCGATGTTGATTATGTTGTAAAGGTGGATTCCATAGGAGATCCAAATGGAATAGCCTCTGGGGCAACTAGGTATACTAAAAATCCTAAGGAATTGCTAATTGCAGAGTATGCCAGCAAAGTTATAGTTAATTCAGGATATTTTAAAGATGGTTTTTCATTTCAAACGGGGTCTGGAGGATCATCATTAGCTGTTACAAGATTTTTAAAGGAAGAGATGAAGGATAAGGGAGTTAAAGGGAAATTTGCATTAGGTGGAATTACAAAGCCAATGGTTGAGCTTTATGAAGAGGGGCTTATAGAGCATTTATTTGATGTGCAAACCTTTGATTTGGCGGCTTGTGAGTCAATCATAAATAATCCAAATCATCATGAAATAGATGCATCGCTATATGCAAATCCCCATAACAAAGGAAGCTTTGTAAACAAATTAGATGTGGTAATATTAAGTGCCCTAGAAATAGATATAGACTTTAATGTTAATGTGATAACTGGCTCCGATGGAGTAATACGTGGAGCTTCTGGAGGCCATTCAGATACAGCCGCAGGTTCAAAGATGTCAATAATTGTTGCTCCCCTTATTCGAGGTAGAATTCCAACTGTAGTAAATCGTGTAAATACTGTTATCACACCGGGGGAGACAGTGGATGTTTTAGTAACTGATAGGGGAATAGCTATTAATCCAAGACGTAGGGATTTAATTGAAGCCCTTAAAGATAGAGGATTGCCTATTGTTACCATTGAAGACCTAAGGGATATGGCATTAAGGACTACTGGAGAGCCAAAGCCAATTGAATATACAGATAAGATTGTTGCTGTAGTTGAATACCGTGATGGAAGTATCATAGATGTTATCAATCAGGTAAGCAGGGGATGA
- the citE gene encoding citrate (pro-3S)-lyase subunit beta: MEKRLRRTMMYVPGSNPGMLADAHIYGADSLMFDLEDSISLSEKDSARLLVYNAVKTMDYGDTEIVVRINGLDSPYGRNDIEAMVRAGVDVIRLPKTETAQDILDVEEIIEEVERKIGRPIGSTKMMGAIESPLGVINALEIAQASSRLIGIAIGAEDFVTNMKTKRSPEGIELLYARSQILVAARAAGIYALDTVYSDVNNEEGFRREVEHIKQLGFDGKSIINPRQIAPVHGIYAPNKKEIQHSKRVIEAIKEAKEKGLGVVSLNGKMIDKPIVERAERILELAKVSGMEKEGQ; this comes from the coding sequence ATGGAAAAGAGACTTAGGAGAACAATGATGTACGTTCCAGGTAGTAACCCTGGTATGCTTGCAGATGCCCATATCTATGGAGCAGACTCATTGATGTTTGATTTAGAGGATTCCATTTCTCTTTCAGAAAAGGATTCAGCAAGACTATTGGTTTATAATGCTGTAAAAACCATGGATTATGGGGATACGGAGATTGTTGTAAGAATTAATGGATTAGATTCGCCCTATGGTCGAAATGATATAGAAGCCATGGTCAGGGCTGGAGTAGATGTTATTCGGCTGCCTAAGACAGAGACGGCTCAGGATATATTGGATGTAGAAGAGATAATAGAAGAGGTTGAAAGAAAAATTGGACGCCCCATAGGTTCAACTAAGATGATGGGTGCAATTGAGAGTCCATTAGGTGTTATAAACGCATTGGAAATAGCTCAGGCAAGTTCAAGATTAATTGGTATAGCAATTGGAGCAGAGGACTTTGTAACAAATATGAAGACCAAAAGGAGCCCAGAGGGAATAGAGCTTTTATATGCAAGAAGTCAAATACTAGTGGCAGCTCGTGCCGCAGGAATATATGCACTAGATACTGTTTACTCCGATGTAAACAACGAAGAGGGCTTTCGTAGGGAAGTTGAGCATATAAAACAATTGGGATTTGATGGAAAGTCCATAATAAATCCAAGACAGATTGCTCCAGTCCATGGAATATATGCACCTAATAAAAAGGAAATACAGCACTCCAAAAGGGTTATAGAAGCAATAAAAGAAGCCAAGGAAAAGGGCTTAGGAGTGGTTTCCCTTAATGGAAAAATGATCGATAAACCTATTGTTGAAAGAGCTGAAAGAATATTGGAATTAGCTAAGGTATCTGGTATGGAGAAGGAGGGACAGTAA
- the citD gene encoding citrate lyase acyl carrier protein, whose translation MKIVKTGMAGTMESSDINVVIEKNEESGIKIYLSSSVEKQFGDQIRKVILETLKELNVTDVIVRAVDRGALDCTIRARVQSAVMRSAQKENEMDWGLL comes from the coding sequence ATGAAAATTGTAAAGACAGGTATGGCAGGAACAATGGAATCAAGTGATATCAATGTAGTAATAGAAAAAAATGAAGAGTCTGGTATTAAAATATATCTAAGCAGCTCAGTGGAAAAGCAATTTGGGGATCAAATTAGAAAAGTTATATTAGAAACACTTAAAGAGTTAAATGTAACCGATGTGATAGTAAGGGCAGTTGATCGTGGGGCCTTAGACTGTACTATACGTGCTAGGGTACAGAGTGCAGTTATGAGGTCAGCACAGAAGGAAAATGAGATGGATTGGGGGTTATTATAG
- the citC gene encoding [citrate (pro-3S)-lyase] ligase → MAYDEFQIQKINIHEENTMEKVLNLLEQNDLTIDPSIEEMVGIFDEEKLIAVGGVKANTLRCIAVNKLYQGGKVLNMLMSELIRIQYLRNVDDIFLFTKPSAKKSFEFLGFHVIEEVDNKVVLMENRPDGLGNYLDKLGRYKVDGQRISAIVMNGNPFTFGHRYLIERASRESDHLHIFVLSSDESSFPYGIRMSLIKEGVKDIKNVTIHEGGNYIISNATFPSYFIKEKSQIAQLHTALDARVFGKYIGPCLGINRRYVGEEPYCDITNTYNESLKKILPQHGIEVKEIPRKSMDDVYISASQVRSYILNSEIEKTRDIVPPSTYSFLTSKEGEAVIKKIQDASLNRH, encoded by the coding sequence ATGGCATATGATGAATTTCAAATCCAAAAAATAAATATTCATGAAGAAAATACAATGGAAAAAGTGCTTAATCTTTTGGAGCAGAATGATTTGACTATAGACCCATCAATAGAAGAAATGGTAGGTATTTTTGATGAAGAAAAATTAATTGCTGTGGGTGGAGTCAAAGCTAATACCTTGAGGTGTATAGCTGTAAATAAGCTTTATCAAGGAGGAAAGGTATTAAATATGCTTATGAGTGAATTAATACGCATTCAATACCTACGTAATGTGGACGATATATTTTTATTTACAAAACCATCTGCTAAGAAGAGCTTTGAGTTTTTAGGTTTTCATGTTATAGAAGAGGTTGATAATAAGGTAGTACTAATGGAAAATCGACCTGATGGCTTAGGAAACTATTTAGATAAATTGGGAAGGTACAAAGTAGATGGGCAAAGGATAAGTGCTATTGTCATGAATGGAAACCCCTTCACATTTGGACATAGGTACTTAATTGAAAGGGCATCGAGGGAAAGTGATCATTTACATATTTTCGTTTTATCCTCTGATGAATCCAGTTTTCCCTATGGGATTCGAATGAGCCTGATAAAGGAAGGGGTAAAGGATATTAAAAATGTCACTATCCATGAAGGCGGTAATTATATTATTTCAAATGCTACCTTTCCATCATATTTTATAAAGGAAAAATCCCAGATTGCTCAATTGCATACCGCTTTAGATGCAAGGGTTTTTGGGAAATATATTGGGCCCTGCCTTGGAATAAATAGACGATATGTTGGTGAAGAACCATATTGTGATATCACAAATACATATAATGAGTCATTAAAGAAAATATTGCCCCAGCATGGAATTGAGGTAAAGGAGATTCCTCGAAAATCTATGGATGATGTATATATTAGTGCATCGCAGGTTAGATCATATATTTTAAATAGTGAAATAGAAAAAACTAGGGACATAGTTCCACCTTCAACCTATTCTTTTTTAACTTCAAAGGAAGGTGAAGCTGTAATAAAAAAAATTCAAGATGCTTCTTTAAATAGACATTAG
- the citG gene encoding triphosphoribosyl-dephospho-CoA synthase CitG, with the protein MILKNKNCFAKEIESMAVRSLLYEVSATPKPGLVDRNNNGAHNDMNFFTFMDSSSVLGEMFYDCTLAGIEHTGSIKNLLKSIRSFGIKGEERMFFITKNVNTHKGLVFSLGIICAVIGYLYRMNPNRTWCAPDICEQVIYMTEGLVERELTSKTFHKQLTYGEKLYVKYGVTGIRGEVASGFKTVMDYGLPLLKKLMISKTGSLNDRLVQVLLHLMAHTEDSNILGRHNIEMLKEVQNRGKRIIEIGGIFSLEGIEAIKGFDQWCIKHWVSPGGSADLLAVTIMMYFIETLNA; encoded by the coding sequence ATGATCTTGAAGAATAAAAATTGTTTTGCAAAAGAGATAGAGTCCATGGCTGTTCGTTCTCTTCTCTATGAAGTCTCTGCTACGCCAAAACCAGGATTAGTAGACCGAAATAATAACGGGGCCCATAATGATATGAATTTTTTTACCTTCATGGATAGTAGCTCTGTGCTTGGAGAAATGTTTTATGATTGTACGTTGGCAGGTATAGAACATACGGGGTCTATCAAAAATCTATTAAAGTCCATTCGATCTTTCGGAATCAAAGGTGAAGAAAGAATGTTTTTTATTACAAAAAATGTAAACACCCATAAGGGGCTGGTTTTTTCCCTAGGAATTATATGTGCAGTTATAGGATATCTTTATAGGATGAATCCAAATCGTACTTGGTGTGCCCCAGATATATGTGAACAAGTAATATATATGACGGAGGGCTTGGTTGAAAGGGAATTAACAAGTAAAACATTTCATAAGCAGCTAACCTATGGTGAGAAATTATATGTAAAATATGGAGTTACTGGGATACGAGGAGAAGTTGCATCAGGATTTAAAACGGTTATGGATTATGGATTGCCTTTGTTAAAGAAACTAATGATATCTAAAACAGGATCACTGAATGACAGATTGGTGCAGGTGTTATTACATTTAATGGCCCATACAGAGGATTCAAATATTCTTGGACGTCATAATATTGAAATGCTAAAAGAGGTACAAAATCGAGGCAAAAGAATTATTGAGATAGGCGGTATTTTTTCTTTAGAAGGGATTGAGGCTATTAAGGGATTTGACCAATGGTGCATAAAGCATTGGGTGAGCCCTGGGGGTTCAGCTGATTTACTAGCTGTTACCATAATGATGTATTTTATAGAGACATTGAATGCATAA
- a CDS encoding cellulose biosynthesis cyclic di-GMP-binding regulatory protein BcsB yields MKKLKIFISCVIFICILNLSLIYTQANANEKYVVQAGVFQSQYNANKVYDLLIKNELPAYKEEKDKIWIYIGPYEDKLKANIVLKNLTKIGIDGYVKKIIIGESNTTNNNSLEQNLYKVAGVTKEIEAKNYHLNEDITIDGIFGSHTFFVDINKYWEVKDNSYLELIFSQSQIKNYRNSTLTIEVNNSPIYSVLLYDKGVNKEKIRVPIPLDKIQQGFNEVKIKVYHRITDEPCTDIINPGNWIVFHKDSYVHIEFAEKNDSLSLKEYPYPYLKETNNNPLNNMIVIPDNFSSNEVNAAMVLAANFGQRYPYSKLDINISRFSEAANKDKSNIIYIGSKDNTPKEILDLLSQEEINLSSNNALIKELGSPYNSNYKMLIILSDDKKSSQQAVKALSNDNIIAQMDKSYQFIPNILKMDEESPKESQYIYLKDLGYSNIKLEGIFYQKATFGVNIPKSWIVKEGSLLHIDMRYSEVLNFERSVLTVYLNDVPIGSKKLDYETANNDGFDIEIPKEVKENDYYNIEIVFYLELDSQDCNYRRDSNSWAYISNESYLYLPHEKRNDSFFENYENPFITNKRFNDLMVVVPRSPSSYEMSIVGSIASALGRNVNSLDDIEALIFDGDTNQFKDKNLIIIGTPIKNSIIKSMNDKLHIKFDKEFQRFISNERITLLDDYNNDLASLQLLKSPFDESKKALIITATKDQGLSWAKEFLTDFQLINELRGNAVIIGKSGNVQSNYYGIPDDKKEEKPIKEQEDKKKDIKKIISNKQIRNYIIFITAILCFIIVSSILIMRKKK; encoded by the coding sequence ATGAAAAAATTAAAAATCTTTATTTCATGTGTAATATTTATTTGTATTTTAAATCTTAGTCTAATCTATACCCAAGCAAATGCCAATGAAAAATATGTAGTCCAGGCAGGAGTGTTTCAGAGTCAATATAATGCTAACAAGGTATATGATCTTTTAATAAAGAATGAACTTCCTGCATATAAGGAGGAAAAAGATAAAATTTGGATTTATATAGGACCATATGAAGATAAGCTTAAGGCGAACATAGTCCTCAAGAATCTTACAAAAATAGGAATTGATGGATATGTAAAGAAGATAATTATTGGAGAGAGTAATACTACTAATAATAATAGCCTAGAGCAAAATCTATACAAAGTGGCCGGTGTAACTAAAGAAATAGAAGCTAAGAACTATCATTTAAATGAGGATATTACCATAGATGGTATTTTTGGAAGTCATACATTTTTTGTTGACATCAACAAGTACTGGGAGGTTAAGGATAACTCCTATTTAGAATTGATTTTTAGTCAAAGTCAAATAAAGAACTATAGAAATTCCACTTTAACCATTGAAGTAAATAATTCTCCAATTTACAGCGTTCTTTTATATGATAAGGGTGTAAACAAAGAAAAGATAAGAGTGCCTATTCCATTAGATAAAATTCAGCAAGGATTTAATGAAGTTAAAATAAAGGTTTATCATAGAATCACAGATGAACCCTGTACTGATATCATAAACCCAGGGAATTGGATAGTATTTCATAAAGACTCCTATGTTCATATAGAATTTGCGGAAAAAAATGATAGCTTGAGTTTAAAAGAATATCCATACCCATACTTAAAAGAAACAAATAATAACCCATTAAACAATATGATAGTTATACCAGATAATTTTAGCAGCAATGAGGTAAATGCGGCCATGGTTTTAGCAGCTAATTTTGGGCAAAGATATCCCTATTCAAAGCTAGATATTAATATATCAAGGTTCAGTGAAGCTGCTAATAAGGATAAAAGTAATATAATTTATATTGGAAGCAAGGATAATACTCCAAAGGAAATATTGGACTTATTATCCCAGGAAGAAATTAATTTGAGTTCAAATAATGCATTGATTAAGGAGTTAGGTTCTCCTTATAATAGTAATTATAAGATGCTAATTATATTATCTGATGATAAAAAAAGCAGTCAACAGGCTGTAAAGGCACTATCTAATGATAATATCATAGCCCAAATGGATAAATCCTATCAGTTTATACCTAATATACTAAAGATGGATGAGGAAAGCCCAAAGGAATCTCAGTATATTTACCTAAAAGACCTAGGTTATTCAAACATTAAATTAGAAGGAATATTTTATCAAAAAGCTACCTTTGGGGTTAATATACCTAAAAGTTGGATTGTAAAAGAGGGATCACTTTTACATATTGATATGAGGTATTCTGAGGTTTTAAATTTTGAAAGATCCGTGTTAACAGTATACTTGAATGATGTGCCAATTGGAAGTAAAAAGCTGGATTATGAAACCGCAAATAATGATGGATTTGACATAGAAATACCTAAAGAAGTGAAAGAAAACGATTATTATAATATTGAAATAGTTTTTTATCTAGAATTAGATAGTCAAGATTGTAATTATAGACGTGATAGCAACTCTTGGGCATATATTTCAAATGAATCATACTTATATTTACCCCATGAAAAAAGAAATGATAGTTTTTTTGAGAACTATGAAAATCCTTTTATTACAAATAAGAGATTTAATGATCTGATGGTAGTAGTTCCTAGAAGTCCATCTTCCTACGAAATGAGCATAGTGGGAAGTATAGCTAGTGCCCTAGGTCGTAATGTTAATAGTTTGGATGATATAGAAGCTTTAATTTTTGATGGAGATACTAATCAATTTAAGGATAAGAACTTAATTATTATTGGGACTCCAATTAAAAATAGTATTATAAAATCTATGAATGATAAATTGCACATTAAGTTTGATAAGGAATTTCAAAGATTTATATCTAATGAAAGGATAACATTATTAGATGATTATAATAATGATTTAGCTTCTTTGCAGCTTCTTAAATCACCATTTGATGAAAGCAAAAAAGCACTTATAATTACTGCCACTAAAGACCAAGGGTTAAGCTGGGCTAAGGAGTTTTTGACTGACTTTCAGCTTATAAATGAATTAAGGGGAAATGCAGTAATAATAGGAAAGTCAGGTAATGTACAGTCAAACTATTATGGAATCCCAGATGATAAAAAAGAAGAAAAGCCTATCAAAGAACAGGAAGATAAAAAGAAGGATATAAAAAAAATAATATCAAATAAGCAAATAAGGAATTACATTATTTTTATTACAGCTATCCTATGTTTTATCATAGTAAGCTCTATTTTGATAATGAGGAAGAAAAAATAA